A genomic window from Triticum urartu cultivar G1812 chromosome 7, Tu2.1, whole genome shotgun sequence includes:
- the LOC125520333 gene encoding probable LRR receptor-like serine/threonine-protein kinase At4g37250 — METRRRGGGGGGAGVCHGVVMYGLLLILLVCGRGASGLDADGELLMAFRRAVTADPLGALRSWSYSDDSACAWNGVICNGFPQPQQQASTVNLTSASADGSGSGNFSTLAGGRANGTLLGLNASMAAATVSRVIGLVLPGVQLSGSLPAELARVEHLRHLDLSGNALNGTLPAALLLNATELRVLSLAGNDLSGALPDASYARALQELNLSDNALAGWLPASLLRAPGLAVLGLANNYLAGELPAGGLGGLQVVDLSNNYFRGQLPADFGGAQLRFLNVSSNSLTGALPAELSHVVPANTTVDLSNNNFTGAVPPAGPFAAQPAAAYEGNPGLCGPPLKHACSIPSSLSNPPNATDSPPAFAAIPKSAARAPPGSPEAQAPRGGQGKLKPLVILAIVAGDLAGVGLLFMLFMYVYHIRKKRRQRREENPTAQQHKGIGGGAKALSVAGAREEKTATSRGCCIGGRKNDGSDSSDCSASSSDAASDDGGGEDPKKRAGSYIGWGTPQHHSKNKQERQQQQAPAPATLVTVDGGDGELEMETLLKASAYILGATGSSIVYKAVLADGTALAVRRIGESGGADKLKDFEAQVRAVARFRHPNILRLRGFYWGADEKLLIHDYAANGSLANIAFTRRFGAPSPMHLNLEARLRIARGVARGLAFIHDKKGVHGNVKPSNILLGADMEPVVGDLGLDRLLSGEAAASRGGGGASARLFGSKRSMHSTSSLPDLSQMPAGAGASPSASAPPPYQAPECLKSLRPNAKWDVYSFGMVLLELLSGRVYSEVELCQWHAGVAGAVDDQRGRVLRMADPTLRGEAVDGGSEDALLGCFRLAFACCAMAPGKRPAMRDAAALLDRIPVLSSASISAVETPPY; from the exons ATGGAGacgaggaggcgcggcggcggcggcggtggcgcgggagTTTGTCATGGGGTGGTGATGTACGGCCTATTGCTGATTCTGCTGGTCTGTGGCCGCGGGGCCAGCGGGCTGGACGCGGACGGGGAGCTGCTCATGGCCTTCCGGCGCGCGGTCACCGCCGACCCGCTCGGCGCGCTCCGCAGCTGGAGCTACTCCGACGACTCCGCCTGCGCCTGGAACGGCGTCATCTGCAACGGCTTCCCGCAGCCCCAGCAGCAGGCCTCCACGGTCAACCTCACCTCCGCCTCCGCCGACGGCAGCGGGAGCGGGAACTTCAGCACGCTCGCCGGTGGCAGGGCGAACGGcacgctgctcggcctcaacGCGTCGATGGCCGCGGCCACGGTGTCGCGGGTCATCGGCCTCGTCCTCCCCGGCGTGCAGCTCTCCGGGTCGCTCCCCGCCGAGCTGGCCCGCGTCGAGCACCTGCGCCACCTCGACCTCTCCGGGAACGCCCTCAACGGGACCCTCCCCGCCGCGCTGCTGCTCAACGCCACCGAGCTCCGCGTGCTCTCGCTCGCCGGAAACGACCTCTCCGGCGCGCTCCCGGACGCGTCCTACGCGCGCGCGCTCCAGGAGCTCAACCTCTCCGACAACGCGCTCGCCGGCTGGCTACCTGCTTCGCTCCTGAGGGCGCCTGGCCTCGCCGTGCTGGGCCTCGCCAACAACTACCTCGCCGGGGAGCTCCCCGCCGGCGGGCTCGGCGGGCTGCAGGTTGTGGACCTCAGCAACAACTACTTCAGGGGGCAACTCCCGGCGGACTTCGGCGGAGCGCAGCTGAGGTTCCTCAACGTGTCGTCCAACAGCCTCACCGGCGCGCTCCCGGCCGAGCTGTCCCACGTCGTGCCGGCCAACACCACGGTGGATCTGTCCAACAATAACTTCACCGGCGCGGTCCCACCGGCCGGGCCCTTCGCCGCGCAGCCGGCGGCGGCGTACGAGGGCAACCCGGGGCTGTGCGGCCCGCCGCTGAAGCACGCGTGCTCCATCCCGTCGTCGCTCTCCAACCCGCCCAACGCCACCGACTCGCCGCCGGCGTTCGCGGCCATCCCCAAGAGCGCCGCCCGGGCGCCGCCGGGCTCCCCCGAGGCCCAGGCCCCGCGCGGCGGGCAGGGGAAGCTCAAACCTCTCGTGATCCTCGCCATCGTGGCCGGTGACCTCGCCGGCGTAGGGCTCCTCTTCATGCTCTTCATGTACGTCTACCACATCAGGAAGaagcggcggcagcggcgggagGAGAACCCGACGGCGCAGCAGCACAAGGGCATCGGCGGCGGAGCCAAGGCATTGAGCGTCGCCGGAGCCAGAGAAGAAAAGACGGCCACGTCGAGGGGATGCTGCATTGGCGGCCGCAAGAACGACGGCTCCGACAGCTCGGACTGCTCGGCGTCGTCGTCGGACGCGGCGtccgacgacggcggcggcgaggaccCCAAGAAGAGAGCGGGGAGCTACATCGGCTGGGGCACCCCGCAGCACCACAGCAAGAACAAGCAggagcggcagcagcagcaggcgCCCGCGCCGGCGACGCTGGTGACGGtggacggcggcgacggcgagctgGAGATGGAGACGCTGCTCAAGGCGTCGGCCTACATCCTGGGCGCCACCGGGTCGAGCATCGTGTACAAGGCCGTGCTCGCGGACGGCACGGCGCTGGCCGTCCGGCGCATCGGCGAGAGCGGAGGCGCCGACAAGCTCAAGGACTTCGAGGCGCAGGTGCGCGCCGTCGCCCGGTTCCGGCACCCCAACATCCTCCGGCTCCGGGGCTTCTACTGGGGCGCCGACGAGAAGCTGCTCATCCACGACTACGCCGCCAACGGCAGCCTCGCCAACATCGCCTTCACCA GGCGGTTCGGCGCGCCGTCGCCGATGCACCTGAACCTGGAGGCGCGGCTGCGGATCGCGCGGGGGGTGGCGCGGGGGCTGGCATTCATCCACGACAAGAAGGGGGTCCACGGCAACGTGAAGCCCAGCAACATCCTGCTCGGCGCCGACATGGAGCCGGTGGTGGGCGACCTAGGGCTGGACCGGCTGCTGTCCGGCGAGGCGGCCGccagccggggcggcggcggcgcgtcggCGCGGCTGTTCGGGAGCAAGCGCTCCATGCACTCCACCAGCAGCCTGCCGGACCTGTCCCAGATGCCGGCCGGCGCCGGGGCCAGCCCGTCGGCGTCGGCCCCGCCGCCGTACCAGGCGCCCGAGTGCCTCAAGAGCCTGCGGCCCAACGCCAAGTGGGACGTCTACTCCTTCGGCATGGTGCTCCTGGAGCTGCTCTCGGGCCGCGTCTACTCGGAGGTGGAGCTCTGCCAGTGGCACGCGGGCGTCGCCGGCGCCGTCGACGACCAGCGCGGCCGCGTGCTGCGCATGGCCGACCCCACGCTCCGCGGCGAGGCCGTTGACGGCGGCAGCGAGGACGCGCTGCTCGGCTGCTTCCGGCTCGCATTCGCCTGCTGCGCCATGGCGCCCGGCAAGCGGCCCGCCATGCGGGACGCGGCCGCGCTCCTTGACAGGATCCCAGTGCTCTCCTCCGCATCCATCTCCGCCGTTGAAACTCCGCCATACTGA